From the genome of Rhizobium binae, one region includes:
- the plsY gene encoding glycerol-3-phosphate 1-O-acyltransferase PlsY, with protein sequence MLSNLMSWQITLPIAFAAAVIGYLFGSIPFGLVLTRAAGLGDVRSIGSGNIGATNVLRTGNRKLAAATLLLDALKASAAAWIVGYFLGEEAAIIAGFFAFIGHLFPVWIGFKGGKGVATYIGTLLGVAPIMVVLFAALWLAVAFTTRYSSLSALVAMLVIPIALLILGNEKVAAVMAIMTVISYWKHKANISRLMGGTETKIGAKG encoded by the coding sequence ATGTTATCCAATCTCATGTCATGGCAGATCACCCTGCCGATCGCATTTGCCGCCGCCGTCATCGGCTATCTCTTCGGCTCCATTCCTTTCGGCCTCGTTCTTACCCGCGCCGCCGGCCTCGGCGATGTGCGCAGCATCGGCTCCGGCAATATCGGTGCCACCAATGTGCTCAGAACCGGAAACCGGAAGCTTGCGGCAGCGACGCTGCTGCTCGATGCGCTGAAGGCATCGGCTGCGGCCTGGATCGTCGGTTATTTCCTCGGAGAAGAGGCCGCGATCATCGCCGGGTTCTTCGCCTTCATCGGCCATCTCTTCCCGGTCTGGATCGGCTTCAAGGGCGGCAAGGGCGTCGCCACCTATATCGGCACCCTTCTCGGCGTCGCACCGATCATGGTCGTGCTCTTCGCCGCCCTCTGGCTGGCGGTCGCCTTCACCACCCGCTATTCCTCGCTGTCGGCGCTCGTCGCCATGCTGGTCATTCCGATCGCCCTGCTGATCCTTGGCAATGAAAAGGTTGCAGCCGTCATGGCGATCATGACGGTCATCTCCTACTGGAAGCACAAGGCCAATATCTCTCGGCTGATGGGCGGAACGGAAACCAAGATCGGGGCGAAGGGATGA
- the dprA gene encoding DNA-processing protein DprA, translating into MDALRAGPKGTVLSERQRIAWLRLIRSDNVGPATFRDLINHFGSAEAALAALPELSARGGATRAIRIASEAEAHRELEAAHRFGARFVGIGEPDYPQALKQIDGAPPLLAVKGALAAAKRPAIGIVGSRNASIAGAKFAAMVARDCGRAGYTVVSGLARGIDTAAHRASLETGTIAALAGGLDRPYPPENVGLIDEIAGGNGLAVSEMPFGWEPRARDFPRRNRLIAGIALGLVVVEAATRSGSLITARLAGEFGRLVFAVPGSPLDPRCHGTNGLLKDGASIVTEPADVIEALAPLAQLELFPSPRAEEPAGESKLIAMPPGDSDRMRIIDALGPTPVEIDDVIRHTGLSASAVYLILLELDISGRLHRHQGGLVSLSD; encoded by the coding sequence ATGGACGCGCTGCGCGCGGGACCAAAAGGCACGGTGCTGAGCGAGCGGCAAAGGATTGCATGGCTGCGCCTGATCCGTTCCGACAATGTCGGCCCTGCGACCTTTCGCGATCTCATCAATCATTTCGGTTCGGCCGAGGCGGCGCTTGCGGCGCTGCCGGAGCTTTCGGCGCGCGGCGGCGCGACGCGGGCGATCCGCATCGCCAGCGAGGCCGAAGCGCACCGGGAGCTGGAGGCGGCGCATCGTTTCGGCGCCCGCTTCGTCGGCATCGGCGAGCCGGACTATCCGCAAGCGCTCAAACAGATCGACGGCGCGCCGCCGCTTCTTGCCGTCAAGGGTGCACTTGCCGCCGCCAAGCGGCCAGCCATCGGCATCGTCGGTTCGCGCAACGCCTCGATCGCCGGCGCCAAATTCGCAGCAATGGTGGCGCGCGACTGCGGCCGGGCGGGTTACACGGTGGTTTCCGGCCTGGCGCGCGGCATCGACACGGCAGCGCACCGGGCCAGCCTCGAGACTGGTACGATCGCGGCTCTTGCCGGCGGCCTCGACAGACCCTACCCGCCGGAGAATGTCGGTCTCATCGACGAGATCGCCGGCGGCAACGGCCTGGCGGTGAGCGAAATGCCTTTCGGCTGGGAGCCCCGCGCCCGCGATTTTCCGCGCCGGAACCGGCTGATAGCCGGCATCGCGCTCGGGCTCGTGGTCGTCGAAGCAGCGACGCGCTCAGGCTCACTGATCACCGCACGCCTTGCCGGCGAGTTCGGCCGCCTGGTGTTTGCCGTACCCGGCTCGCCGCTCGATCCGCGCTGTCATGGCACCAACGGTTTGCTGAAGGATGGCGCTTCGATCGTAACCGAACCTGCCGATGTTATAGAGGCGCTGGCGCCGCTGGCGCAGCTCGAACTCTTCCCCTCGCCGAGGGCGGAGGAACCGGCCGGCGAGAGCAAGCTGATAGCGATGCCGCCCGGCGATTCAGACCGAATGCGCATCATCGATGCGCTCGGGCCGACGCCGGTCGAGATCGACGACGTCATCCGCCACACCGGCCTTTCGGCATCGGCCGTCTATCTTATTCTTCTGGAACTCGACATATCAGGCAGGCTGCACCGGCATCAGGGCGGCCTGGTTTCGCTTTCCGACTGA